The Silurus meridionalis isolate SWU-2019-XX chromosome 6, ASM1480568v1, whole genome shotgun sequence genome contains the following window.
ATGATAGCTGAtagttttattttctgctgCTCCAAACACAAAACTCACTCAGTGTTAATGTGTTAAAATGTACAtgcaaattatttgtttaatgttgACAGGATTTTGGTTTTATTGAGCGTCGGTTCCCACAGTTTTATACTTAGTTATTACGAAGAATTAAAAAACTATGACTGTACATTAGTAGTATTGTGTCACTCAGTTGTAGTTGATAGTGATCAACACGGGGatgacatttttgtaaaaaaaaaaaaataaaaacattgcaaaTGCTCTGACTATATGTCTGACTCAACTTTGGGTCCACAGTTTTAAACATCTGCAAGACGTTAAATATGaatgtgcaaaaatatttagtgtTAAATAACCATATGAAAATAACTCatttatgaataatatatatagaaaTGTCCAACAGTTTGGCAAACCGTGGGTAGTTCTATGGATTGTTATAATTTTTCACTCTCTCATGTCCCTCATTCTGTTCTGACTTGTCTCATAACTtcctacttttatttatttatttatttattttgatttggaGAAAATTAACGTCCCAAAGTCTCTATTGACAAAATGAAAGCGGAACTAATGCGATGCCGCTTTTGTTCAGGGGAACGCAATGAATGTTACACTGCAGCGGAAACAGCTGGAGCCGTTTGAAATGGATTTTAATACAATGAATGGTTGTTCTCAGGTACCGAAGCTACGTCGCTGATTTTGTAAAACCGATCATGTCGCTTAGGTGAATTAAACGTATATCCCAGAGCTTTTCTCCTGCCTGCCTGGTCTAATCTGGATTGATGACGCCGATGATAGGTTAGAAGACGCTTTTGTTTTATGCCTGGAGAATGTCAACAGCCCAGAACTAGCTAATGGTCTACCCGGAGGTATTGCATATTTTCTGGAACGGAAAATATCTCCGTTGTCATGTCTAACCACTGCGGCTCATCATGCCTGGCCTCAGACTGCTGTCAATAAGCTGGTTGCGTTTAAAAGAGAGACTCGAGTGTCCTGACTATAAGGTGACGTTTACAGCAGTATCGCTCATTCTGTTTTTGGCGTCACCTCTATATCATGAGAATGAAGCTCAAACTGAAGACTGTATTCCTGCTCTACTTTACGGTTTCCCTACTGGGCCTCATCTACGCCCTCATGCAGTTAGGTAAGTCTGGTGTATCTTAATTCTCCTGTCTGCAGCTCCAATTTatgattatcatcatcaccaccgaCTTTACAGTAATCCATggatcttgtttttgttttgttttttaggtcAGCGTTGTGACTGCAGAGAGCATGACTTGCCCAAGGATCGAACCATCTCACAACTGAGAGGGGAGTTACATAAACTGcaagagcaaataaaaaaatcagaaggACAGAAAACCTCCAGACAATCCGGCTTGCCTACAATCTACGTAATAACACCTACCTATGCAAGGTCTGCATATTCTATATACATTAACATTAGGCAGATGACTATTAGTTTTGGCAGCTAATCTAATATTCTGAAAGGGGAATACATCATTTGCTACACAATTTCCTTTTTCCCCTCTTCCTCTAGACTGGTGCAGAAGGCTGAGCTGACACGCTTGTCCCACACTTTCTGCATGTGCCTCAGCTCCACTGGATCGTGGTGGAGGATTCTCCCAGCCCGACACAGCTAGTGAGAAACTTTCTGGCTGTGTGTGGCCTGACctacactcacttacacatgcTGACACCTAAAGATAGGAAGCTGCAGGAAGGTGACCCTCATTGGCTGAAGCCTCGTGGGGCTGAGCAGAGGAACGAGGGTTTGCGCTGGCTCAGGGAGAaggctgctgctgttgctgctgctgctgatgggGCGAATGCATTGGCCTTGAGAATGCTGTAGTCTACTTTGCTGATGACGACAACACATACAGCCTGCAGCTCTTCGAGGAGGTGAGCAACGTCagccaaagaaaaaaagaaaaaacagaatagTGGTTCTTTAATGTACGCCCTGTACGTGATCTTTGCAAAAGGTATCATACATGATCATTTGTGCATTAATATGATTAAGTAAGTTTACTAAGAATTTAGGTTTTGTGGTTGGAAGTAGTAGTTGAATAATTTGTTTATCAGACAGGATAGGGCTGGAGCTGTGGAGTTTATTTTGAGATCACATTTGCAtcagttttgttgttgttgttgttgttgttccagGAGGTTCATGATTGGTTTTGTGTATTAGGCTAAACTACTGTTAGAGAGAAATTACTACAAAGAGTAACATCAACAAAAGCAAGAAGTTGTCGATAGGTATGCCTCTACTATGAACAGGTTTCGACCTTGATGTTTCCAGTTTGGAAATggttttcaaatatattttaaccaGGATGGAAGCTACTGAAAGAATATTGAATCCCTCTTATCAATGAAAGGTGGCAAAATCATTAGcagtgaaggaggtggtggAGAACGGGTTTGAAGTAGTGTGAAGGAAGATTGAGGGTAGAGGAGGTCAGTggattacaaatgtaaaaagagaaaagtgttaATGGATAATTAAGTCACAAAATGATCTCATCATGTAGATAGTTAATACCCAGCACTCTCCCAAATCATTCCTCCTACCTCTTAAAGTTTTGTTCCACCAAAAGCTTAATTCCAGGATGATTACGTTGATTGATAGGTGATCTAATGTCTCAAttctattttctctttttctgtctattGCTGTTCTTacccctgtctgtctgtctgtctgtctctctcagatGCGTTACACTAAGAAAGTCTCTGTTTGGCCGGTGGGTCTGGTGGGAGCTATGAAGTTTGAGCGGCCTGTAGTGGAGAATGGAAAAGTGGTCCGATTCCACACTGGCTGGCGACCCAATCGTCCCTTCCCTATTGACATGGCTGGCTTTGCTGTCTCTCTAAACCTGGTGTTGGCCAATCCAGAAGCTTGTTTTGATGGCAATGCAGAGATGGGCTTCCTGGAAAGCAGCTTCCTGCAGAACCTGGTTACCATGGAGGAGCTGGAGCCCAAAGCTGACATGTGCACTAAGGTAGAATTTCGCTTTTCTtgtaattttcattttatattcttgtttttcctcatttttaaaatgttttgcttgtgtTTCGTCTTGCTGTCTCAGGTGCTGGTGTGGCACACGCGTACTGAGAAGCCAAAAATGAAAAGAGAGGAGGCTTTAATAAAGCAGGGGTTGGGATCAGATCCCAATGTGGAGGTGTAAGTTCTCAGAACACTCTGGCACATCCCAGTTACGAAAAACCCATTTTACTATACTGTTAACCTGAAAATGTTCTTCAGTATGTGAAGTTAATTTACTGTAGTTCAGGAATGATGACATATGAATAACTGTTTGGTTGTCATGATtgagtgtgtggttttgtgtgcaTGAGTGAATGCAGTATTTATAATTCTATTTATCATTCATGGAACTATGTAGAACACGTAGATAGCTGCTCAGTGTTTATGCCTCATGCCTGTAAATGATCGTcctgtacattattatgttattactATGATCAGGGAGCCATTAAACAGGAACTGTAGGTTGAGGATGATATTAAGAAGCTCGAGTAGCCAATTAGCTCATTGGGATCCTTGGGAAGTAAATTTAGCAGAAATTGTACTTGCTATGTACATTGTTGCAAAAAGgcctaaaataaaatacattttacacaaacataatCTCGTTTTATTTCTACCTTCGAAAAACAGCAACTAACCTCAAGCACACGATAATTAGGATTGTACACAACAAACAGTGTCCTCATTATTTTACTGTCATTTTGGACAGATCTGTACTCATAAGATAttagtatttataaaaaaaaaaaaaaatatatatatatatatatatatatatatatatatatatatatacatatacatacaggagtgcagaattattaggcaaatgagtattttgaccacatcatcctcgttatgcatgttgtcttactccaagctgtataggctggaaagcctactaccaattaagcatattaggtgatgtgcatctctgtaatgagaagggtgtggtctaatgacatcaacaccctatatcaggtgtgcataattattaggcaacttcctttcctttggcaaaatgggtcaaaagaaggacttgacaggctcagaaaagtcaaaaatagtgagatatattgcagaggatgcagcagtcttaaaatagccaagcttctgagcgtgatcatcgaacaatcaagcgtttcattcaaaatagtcgacagggtcgcaagaagcgtgtggaaaaccaaggcgcaaaataactgcccgtgaactgagaaaagtcaagcgtgcagctgccaagatgccacttgccaccagtttggccatatttcagagctgcaacatcactgggtgcccaaaagcacaaggtgtgcaatactcagagacatggccaaggtaagaaaggcagaaagtcgaccaccactgaacaagacacacaagctgaaacgtcaagactgggccaagaaatatctcaagactgatttttctaaggttttatggactgatgaaatgagagtgagtcttgatgggccagatggatgggcccgtggctggattggtaaagggcagagagctccagtccgactcaggcgccagcaaggtggaggtggagtactggtttgggctggtatcatcaaagatgagcttgtggggccttttcgggttgaggatggagtcaagctgaactcccagtcctactgccagtttctggaagacaccttcttcaagcag
Protein-coding sequences here:
- the b3gat3 gene encoding LOW QUALITY PROTEIN: galactosylgalactosylxylosylprotein 3-beta-glucuronosyltransferase 3 (The sequence of the model RefSeq protein was modified relative to this genomic sequence to represent the inferred CDS: inserted 1 base in 1 codon; deleted 2 bases in 1 codon) codes for the protein MRMKLKLKTVFLLYFTVSLLGLIYALMQLGQRCDCREHDLPKDRTISQLRGELHKLQEQIKKSEGQKTSRQSGLPTIYVITPTYARLVQKAELTRLSHTFCXVPQLHWIVVEDSPSPTQLVRNFLAVCGLTYTHLHMLTPKDRKLQEGDPHWLKPRGAEQRNEGLRWLREKAAAVAAAADGANAGLENAVVYFADDDNTYSLQLFEEMRYTKKVSVWPVGLVGAMKFERPVVENGKVVRFHTGWRPNRPFPIDMAGFAVSLNLVLANPEACFDGNAEMGFLESSFLQNLVTMEELEPKADMCTKVLVWHTRTEKPKMKREEALIKQGLGSDPNVEV